The following is a genomic window from Vibrio cyclitrophicus.
AGATTTACGCCAAGAGCGATGCCCAATGGCGTTATTATTAGCCAAGCGTCACAGTGTAAAGTTAGAAGTAGGCCAATCATTGTCAATTTATGTTTCTGATAACAGCTCGATGAAAGATATTGTTACTTTTTTGTCTAAGCAAGCTTATGTTGTCATGACAGAGGTTTGTTCTAATTACCACCATCTCCTCATCACTAAAAAGGAATCGCAGTCAGATGCTTGAAATGGTCAATCGTTGGTATAAACGACGTTTCTCTGATCCACATGCTGTCAGTTTGGTTGCCATCATTCTATTCGGCTTTATTACGATCTACTTCTTTGGTCATCTCGTTGCGCCATTATTGGTTGCTATTGTTTTGGCTTACTTACTTGAGTGGCCCGTTACCCAACTTCAAAGACTTGGTGTGCCAAGAACACCATCGGTGATGTTGGTGATCATGATGTTCTTTAGCCTGATGCTGCTGGCACTGTTTGGTTTAGTACCAACGATTTGGGAGCAAGTGGGCAACCTTATTAATGATATTCCGAGCATGTATGGTAGTTTGCAAAAGTTCATTGCGACGATTCCCGAACGCTACCCTGAATTAGCCAACCTACAGATTGTTGAATCGATCATGTCTAACGCAAAGAACAAAGCGCTAGGTTTCGGTGAAAGCGTAGTGAAAGGTTCTTTAGCATCTCTTGTGAGTTTAGCGACACTTGCGGTTTACTTGATTCTTGTACCGCTTTTGATCTTCTTCTTGCTCAAGGATAAAGAAGAAATGATCAGCATGGCAAGTGGTGTATTACCTAAGAACCGCCGTCTAGCGACTAAGGTTTGGGTAGAGATGAACCAGCAAATCTCAAATTACATTCGCGGTAAAGTGTTAGAAATTCTAATTGTCGGTGGTGTCAGTTACGTAACCTTCGCAATTCTAGATTTACGTTATTCAGCACTGCTAGCGGTCGCAGTCGGTTTTTCGGTTTTGATTCCATATATCGGCGCTGCTGCTGTGACCGTTCCTGTCGCAATTGTTGGCTTGTTCCAATGGGGGCTTGAACCTCAG
Proteins encoded in this region:
- a CDS encoding sulfurtransferase TusA family protein, with translation MTPNILDLRQERCPMALLLAKRHSVKLEVGQSLSIYVSDNSSMKDIVTFLSKQAYVVMTEVCSNYHHLLITKKESQSDA
- a CDS encoding AI-2E family transporter, producing MLEMVNRWYKRRFSDPHAVSLVAIILFGFITIYFFGHLVAPLLVAIVLAYLLEWPVTQLQRLGVPRTPSVMLVIMMFFSLMLLALFGLVPTIWEQVGNLINDIPSMYGSLQKFIATIPERYPELANLQIVESIMSNAKNKALGFGESVVKGSLASLVSLATLAVYLILVPLLIFFLLKDKEEMISMASGVLPKNRRLATKVWVEMNQQISNYIRGKVLEILIVGGVSYVTFAILDLRYSALLAVAVGFSVLIPYIGAAAVTVPVAIVGLFQWGLEPQFYWLLLAYGIIQALDGNVLVPVLFSEAVNLHPVAIIVAVLVFGGLWGFWGVFFAIPLATLVKAVWNALPSHALEDEPEHQK